tggCACTCAGTGGCAACACAGcacatattgcacatattgacAGGATCTCTAAGGAATTCACACAGTAATCAATAACTAAAGCCGACAGTCGAAACTAGAAGCACAGAAAATACAGCTCTCTGGACGAAGCTGATCAGAATTTAGAAAAATACTTTCTGAAGCATTTTGCAcaatattttatgtttaatgcgattttttttaactcagtACAAACCCAAAAGGCCCTTTTGAAGCTGATAACAACTTTGTATGTATTGAAGTCAAAACAACCAGTAAAAGTTAACACGTTTAAAACACGGTGAGCATTCCTTCATTTTCGAGTGTAAGTTCCCAGTTATAAAAGCCCCTGAACTGATTCTGTCACGCGTAATAAAACTCCCTATAATAGAGACTACATTTAGAGGTATGTtgtgttgaaaatgtgcatCATTACTGCACATCCTTTTTAACAGTGATGGTGgtacattttccttttaaataaacaaagatgATCAGTTTGGTTTGAGGAATCCAAAATAAACTCATGAAGCAAAAGAAGTATGAAACCTTCTAAATGTGCAGATGTAAACATGAGCCTCACTGGATTAACAAATTAGTGATAAAAAGTGCTGAAACAGTTGATTCATTGATAAGACGATCAACAAAAAGTCATCAATTAAGAATCTGAAAATCGATCAATCATTTGAGTCCATTCTCCAGTGATGAAAGCAAACTGCTGTTACAGCAACTTAAACTTAAAGCGTGACAGTAGTTTGCTTTTCTGTTGCTTTACATCTTTAAGTAATATTTACTTGTCTGACTGCTAATCACTAAAACTTTGGGCTCCAGAAACCTGTGATGaacattttccatctttttaGACACTTTATAGACCAAAagatcaatcaattaatcagagACATAACTGATGGTGAGAATAATTGTTAGTCACAGTCCTGTTAATGAGTAGAGTGTGAGTGTCGTTAGCCTTCCTGACCGAAATCCTCAGTGAACTTCCTCAGCTTCTGCAAGTCCTCCTCATTGACTGTCGGCTTGGTGTTCGTCGCTGACCTCATCATGTCGGCCTACAGGGAAAACACCAGAGAGGCCGCAATGAATGACCACAGCAGTCGTCCGTGTTTATCAATGACCCTGATCGACAGATGACGGATAACATGCACATATTTTCTTACCATGCACACGACTGGCTCGAGAAGTTTGTCCCCAGGAACGTCCATCCACGACATCTCTATGGCGTTGGGGTCACCCGGCGAACACGGCGTCAGGAGGTCCTCCACCACAACGCCGGGATTGTTCCGTGATGGCCCGCGAACCTTAATTAGTGTGCGGatggacagagggacacagaggacactagATTATAAATCAGCTGGCTTGTTttgtggtgctttgagctaaatgctaacatgccagTGATGACAGTGCTAACACTTAAGGTATATTCAGCAGGTGTAATGCTGAAcatattcaccatcttagttcagCCTGTTAACATTATAAAATGAACTACTTTGCAATAATCACATGGGAACATCATTAGTTTTGGACAATATATTCCAGATTAGACTCCCAAAAGAAACTCTCAGTTTGAACAAGGAGAACAAAGACTCGTTAAGTGTTCCTGCGGTTTTACCTTCTTGAAGTGTGTGGCTGACTGAACCTTCCTGACCGGCTGCATGAGGGCGTCTCGAACAATAATGCTGATGTCCGCTCCAGAGTAgccctctgtctgtttgcccAGAGTGACGAAGTCCGCCTCCATCAGGTCGCTGGGGGTGGAGCCCAGGTGCAGTTTGAACATGGAGGAGCGAGCGGGCTGCTCGGGCAGAGGAATGTAGATTCGCTTCTCAAACCTCACACAGATAAAagatttaatgagccattacGAAGCATTTAACCTCTTAAATGCTGATTATTTTGCCATTATTTTTACACAAGTTAATTAAACCAACCTTCTCCTGATTGCTGAGTCCAGACTCCAGGGTATATTTGTGGCTCCCAGCACCAGGATCCCATCGTTGTCATTTCCAACACCTGAGGGCAGAAGGACATTTCTTACGCTTCGTACACAGAGCACAGCGGTTCAGCTCAGATTTTCAGCTCATCTCTTCCTGCTCACCCTGCATCTGGACCAGGAACTCTGTCTTGATTCTGCGCGCTGCCTCGCTCTCGTTCTCACtcctggagctgcagagggagtCGATCTCATCGATGAAAATGATGGATGGCTTGTGTTCTCGGGCTAACGTGAACAGGCCCTTCACCAACCTGGACGGAGGCGGAGGGAGGAGAAACAACAGATGGTTACTGTCAGTTTGTCATATTCCTGGTTTTAATATCACGTAAAGAAAACAGGCCTCACTTTTCGCTTTCCCCCAACCACTTGGACACGAGGtcggaggaggagacggagaagAAGGTGGAGTTGTTGGCTTCTGTGGCGACCGCCTTGGCCAGGTAGGACTTCCCAGTTCCTGGAGGGCCAAACAGAAGGATGCCCCGCCAAGGAGTTCGCTTTCCTACATAAACAGATGCTGTATGACTGAATACTCTTCATTTTCAGGaggtttaaagctgcactcttGCTTTCAGTACCTGTGAACAGGTGAGGGAATTTGATGGGCAGGATCACAGCTTCTTTAAGGGCTTCTTTGGCTCCCTCAAGTCCAGCCACATCGTTCCACTTAATGTTTGGCTTCTCCATGACAATGGCGCCTGTAAGAGAGACGGGTTTGATAGATGCTTTACAGATCACagctttcattgttttctgacctgctgcatgttgtctgtttgttcatgtgATGCAGTGACAGCGTCGTTTACCTGAGAGCTGATTTTGGAGCTTCTTTTTCTCTGCGTCTTCGCCGTCACCACTTTCATCCCTGAAATTAAAGGACACCCCACATTGTTATTTATTGAATAGTTGAACAagtatttgtgctttttatgaGTGCAGTACACTCGATTCTTCAGATTGTTTCCCATTGTTGAACCTCAGTCTCACCCTGTGTCATCAGACTGGGACTCTTTGACGGGTTTGGCCGGAGgactcttctccttcttcctcagaTATTCCTTCAGCCGCTCGGCTCTGTCCAGGTAGTCTACACACTTGGCCCTGATGCTCTGCACTGATCGATCCCCCTGCACCTCATCTGCAACACAGTAAGTAGCTCAGACCACAGCTGATACCGATAGGACAACCgataatttagcatttttgtattttaaaaataagTTCATAAGCTGCAGTTTATGCACCCTGGATGGTATGAAAGGCTAAGGTGTAGAGAGCAATGACGGGTGATTTAATATCCCATCGCTCTCCATATGGATTCCGCAGTTGGAAAACATCAAGCTGAAGCAAATCATGGTTCTTCTGTGGGACTGAGAAAGCTGTGATGTCCACCAGAGGAGGTGATGCTCTACAGAAACTGTCCCACAGAGAGATGTTTTGGATGTACGCTCTCAGCGCTATGACACCAAACGGATTTAATAATGACTTCACCTTAAAAAGCTTTTaggtttggactgtttgtcTGGAAACTCACAGACTATGAATGTGATCTGATCACTACAGGATGCAGGATCATCATTAAGATCATCAATGGAAAATCAATGCGTTTCATTCAAATGTCTctttagtgccatctagtgtACGGTCCAAATAGTGAATCAATGATGACCAGTATCAGTATTTTGAGAAGCTTCATACTGTGTGTAACTTGCGATTTAACTATTTATTTGTGATATCTGGAACCAGATAAGAAAAGTGATCGTTGATGCCTCTGGGTCAAGATCCTTACACTTGATAGCATGAAGGAAGTACTGCACTGCGCTCTGATAACATCTGAGGGCCTCCTCGTAgttcttggctttgtcctcCTGTGTAGCTTTGGTAGCGAGGTCGATGGCTTTCTGAGAACGACAACGTGAGAAAGAATAATTAAGGAAATGAGGGTGACATGATTGATAtaggaggacagaagaagaaaaacaaagttctgtTACACGAATTTGTACACACATTATGGACTCTTTTGTAATCATTGCTTCTCTAGTAAAATACTGCTTAATTTGACAGTTTAAATGGGGAAATGTCTCTCTGCTGACGACGTACTTTCATTTTGTAAGGAGGCACAAGTAAAAAAGGTCGAGAACCACTGGTTTAATTTTTAACAATTCAATTTATTCCTTAAGTAACCAGTAACCAGTACCTATAGCTGTCACGTAAAAGCAGCGGAATaaatattttcttctgaaatgtagaaaaagaaacacttaagtaaagtacaagtacatcaAACTTTCAAGcactgtacttcagtaaagCACAGTTAGTTAAGGTACTAAGGGGTAAACATCAGCCAAGCGGATTTTtgacaacctggcaacccaagtgttgttttcagctgatccatAAAGCAGAAACGTTACAAGCCAAATGATTTGATAACCATCAATAAAGCCATTAGTTACTGTATTACTCGTGAAAGCCTCGAGCTCGTCTTTACGTTTAAATTTACGTGTTTTTACACGCTGAATTAATCactaaaaatgattaaaaaccGACAGGTGCTCATTCTTTAGAAAGCTGTATCGTTAACGTATGTTCTTATGTAACCCAGTAGCTAAAGTTAGCTTAGTAAAAGTCTGTCACTCACCTGTAAATTACTTCCAGCCATCAGGTTTTGATATGTCGGTCACACTTAAGTCTGTCCTTTCAGAGAAAACTGTAAAACCGCCAACTCTTTATTCCTTCtacctgctgctgatgtttatttttagaagaaCTTCAATCTCAGAACATCCTTAAAGTTTGTCTCTTCCGCATCAACAAAAACTTGACCGTCGCTTCCGCGGTGGTCACGTGACAATGTTATCGTTATCGTCATCACCCGCAGGTAGGAAATGTTTCGGTCAAAACTCATAATCGTTCAAGATTATCTAATTATTTCGCATCAATTATTTTACTTAAGACGTAACTGTATTGTTTATGAACAACGTAAATTGATTAATCCTCAGTAGTGCaggtgagttttgttttgtaataaGGTCTTCTAGTGAATGTTCGTCATCATAACAAAATCATATTATTACTAAAACATGTAATATCTGTTTATTACTTTGTCAAAATAATAGttattttaacataaaaaaaacaggatgtgacttttcaaagtaaaattaTTTGATCCTCATGCATTAAATAAACATGCAGACTGCCACTTACGGATTGATTAACAAATTTACACTTTATTACATCTattaaaaaggcaaataaaaagTGTGCAAAATATCCAGAGACCTTACAACACCTGGggtcaacaaaaataaatacttatACTGTAGAGCAACGGCGTAAAGGAGACGATGCACATGGCGGACGCACACACTTTGGTTGCACACTGTGTCGCTCTAGATTCAGTCCAGGTTTATTCAACATTTGACAGCTTCATTTCCAAAGCAAGCAccatgtacagtacatattgTAGTTGAGTAGATTTgacactgtgttgatgttttctttcaggCATGAAGGCAGGACTCTGGGTGGTCATCAACTGTCTCCATTTAGGATTTTTGGATGTAAAACCTTCAGGATGCGTTCGTTCTTTGTAAGATCTGCAGGGAGTTCATTAttctgcaaaacacacaagagaaaaagCTTACAAGCTGAagtttttgactttttttttttttttatcatctcaTCTTTCACATTGAAACGCCTTGCCTTGTTGGGTAGAGTCGGGTCTGCGTTGGccccaagcagcagcagaacagttCGAAGATTTCCACccataacagcagcatgaagggCAGAATAGCCATTCTGGAAATAACAAACAAAGATTCATAAAACTTAAGGAGAGGTATTGTATTCTCAGGTATTAACAAATACAGACCTACTCTTTATCCAGTGCTGCATGCTTGGTGTTAATGGACTGATTtgatattttggaaaatatctTTATTCCCTTTCTTGCCCAGAGTTAAATAataagattgataccactctcatgtctgtatgatAAATAAGAAGCTAtagctagcagccagttagcttagcttagcataaaaactggaaacaaggaaaaaacatgacacCTGAGGTTTTACCGGAGGTTATGTGCCAGACAATGTCTTGGCCGAGAGCTGTGACCTAACCGTCTCCTGGTGGTAGTTTCAGTACAGacttacagacatgagagtggtttacatcttctcatttaaccctcagcaagaaagcgaGTAGGCGTATTTCCCAGACTGTCACAGTCATCGGCAGCATCGTCTACCTTGAGAAGGCCGAGAGAAGGAGAAAACTTGAGAAGCTCCTCGATGACGCTGTTGTGTCCCTTAAAAGCTGCTTTGAAAAGCGCCGTTGATCCGTCCTcgaaagacagcagagaaagcaTACGATTACTTAACGAAACAATCTCCACTCAAGGTCCTCTTACTCACTTGCTCTGAGGCTTTTGAGTATGTCACATGGTCGCCATCGGCAGATAAAGTCTCTTAAAAGTTTAAGGTATTCTGAGAGTGAGAGGGTCTGTGCGGCGTGTGGTTCCACTTTCCACAAATCCAGTAACAGAAGACACTCGGACGCTTTGGACAGGAAGGTTACCTACTAGTCTTGTTTGTGATGAAGAGGACTAAACGACACCAATCAATAATCCCTTTATGTGCACTTCAGTCACTACATACTTTTCTGTCAGCATCCCGATCTGCGCCACGTAAGAGCAGCACCTTCACCACCTCACTGTGACCCATCTGAGCTGCCATCCACAGGGGGGCAGTGCCATCCTGGAGAGGACGGGGATGAGGGGAGGGATGCGGCGATGAAGGACATAAGAGGACGGAGgaggtgaaaaagaaagaaggacaTTAGAGTCCCTGAGAAAGAGGAGGTAGGAGAAACTGTGCGACTGTGTCCTTTAAATCTCTACATGTGCAAAAGAGGGGAGGACGTTACCTCCCTCGCTTGGTTAACCTTGGCACCCGATGAAAGCAGCTGACGAATCACAGTCACATGACCCTCCTGGGCAGCGAGAAACAGAGAGGTGGCACCGTCCTGAAACATACAAGAATCATCTCACACACTGTACTTGGATTGCTGAAAACAAGTCAGAAAAGCTTCCCAAGAAgcaaaaagtgtatttttaacatattattatattactgCTGTTTTATAAATGTATGTTTGTGCCCTCGGGTTATTTTCTCTTGGCTGAAGACAGGCACTAATCCTGCCTGTCATGTCGTGTCTGACTCAGCAGTCTGCAGAAACCTGAGAGGCTGGATTCCAGctgctgggacactgtgtgCAACTAACCATTGTGTTGCCGACAGTGAGAGGGGGTGCAAAGGGGGCTCACATTCAGCTGGTCGTGAACATTGGCTCCATTCTTCAACAGGGTCTCCACCACCTTGCAGTGTCCGTGCTGAGAGGCGACGGTGACAGCTGTGCCTCCGTCCTGCCACggaaacacacaagaaacaagCTGGCAGGGAGAAAATAACTGCTGGTCGCGACGGTGAGTTGGAGGAGGCTGTGGAGTGAACAGCTCCAACGTCTGGAAAAAGCAGCCTGGGCAGCATATTTTCATGCATCATATTTGTCTCCTTATCTGCACAAAGCTCTGTGAATCACAGTCTGACATGATAGCATCACGGCGCTCTCCATCACACACCCAGACCGTGACACATGTCATTGTGCTCTGCTGCATACCTTTGTCTGGAATTCAGTGGAAGCACCGAACTCTAAGAGCAGCTTCACAATGTCATTATGACCCTGCTGGGAGGCGAAGAACAGGGCGGTGGAACCTGTCTGGAACAAACGATAAAAAAAGATTCTGCTGTCATTAGCCTGAAAACAACTTTCCATGTTTGTATGAATTTGACATTAGGAATAGAAGAGAAACAAATTCAATTAAAGGCCTGAGCTTGGATTTCATCTTGTTGGCTAGTACATCAAACAGAAGCCatttatcttagcttagcacaacgACAGGAAACTTGTCTGTTTAATCCGGACAAAAAACTggagtgtaaaaatgacagttCGCAGTTTAATGGGGATCATGGgtcagactatttcttggctcaAAGTACTGACTTCCTGGACTGTCCCttggcagccagcagctggttagcttagcttagcttagcacaaaggttGGAAATAGCTAGCTcggctaaaaaaaaatcagcctgcTAGCACTACCAGGCTTTATGGGATTTTTAcaccagactatttcttggctgggagcagtgacttcctggaggcCCTGCTGGTGACCTGGTAACCTCTCACACTCACTGTAACTTTCAGTCTCTAAGTCTTACATTGCCTCTAAGGGGCTAGCCTGTTATTTTCCCATCTTACCTCTCTCTGGTAGTTGATGTCAGCTCCTTGCATGATAAGTTCTTTGACACACTCATAATGGCCGCTGTACGACGCCACCATCAGCGCTGTCGTGCCATACTGGAAAGACACATGGCAACCATAATTAAGCAACCTTTGGTGTTTTATTGTGGATGACCTGCTGAAAAGTGCTTTAAATGTGGAGATGAAACAGCTAAAATCTGCAGATTTTCCAGCTGAACACATGAAACCCTCACCCTTTATtatgatgaggaaaaaacatgaaatgcttGTGAAATTTTGATGGCACACATGCACCACAGAGGTACGGTCTCTGTCTCCCTACCACAGGTGGGTTATGGTTAAAGCGTGCAGCTGAGCAGCCAGGACATGCAGCGTCCCTAcactgtctctgcagtctgcgTCCACACGCCCActgttgagcagcagctgaagaagagcCAAGTTCCCCTTCCTCGCTGCCCAAAACACAGCATTAGCCAGGGGTGTTTCCTTCTGGAGGGTAAATACACACAACAACCACTGACCTTAAACCACCATTATAGTATTATACACTCTGACAGTAGAGTACAGCCAATAGAAACAGTACAGGTGTACAGGTGTATAGGTTTTAAGTGTATAGGTATGAATGAGATCAATCATTACACAGTTCACACTGCACAGGTGTGAAATTCTAGCAGGCCCAACACCATTAAGGGGTAAACATTTATAGGACTTGTAGTTGCAGTTGATGGACCACAGGCCACATGATACACTATTatacccgcacacacacacacggacacagacacagagttaGACTGTGTGATTGCATTAAAGTCCGTAAACAGCCAATTCAATTCCAGCTCACACCGGTTTCCTTTACAATTAAATGCAGCACACCGTTAAATAAACCCCGAAAATGAACAAGTGTACACATGAACAGGAAGCGGGTGTAATCTGTTTTCTCATTGAGGCCCTGCAGGCTGATGGATGGAAACGGCTGGTTTACCTTAAAAGACATCATGCAGACCTCATTCGTGACTCATGTTTCTTCCTGCGCACTCATTCATTAGAGTCCACGCTGAGCGCCACTCGCCTGTTTTGCCGCACTGTGTTTGGGTGTTGGCGGCGCCGGTTCGCGGACATAATAACAGCCGGAGAGTCAGCTGAGCTCATCCTCTGCAGTCAGGGCTGCGCGGAGGCCGCAGCGCGCCGCTGGAGGGCGCTGCTGAGCACGGGCAGTCATCTgtgagagaggtggggggactGAGCGCATGTACTCAGCTGTGCTTCAGAGTACATTTCGTGTACTCGtgttttacttgagtatttccattttatctaCTTTCTCCtttctcagaggcaaatattctCCTTTTTATTGCACTTGATTTATTGACAGCTTTAGATGCTTTACAGATTTTGATTTGACATTACATAAATTTACAATAAGCTCATATAagacacagcttttttttttttggcttgtgtCCCTTTACAGTTTCTAGTTGGGGCCCCTTGTCACTTTTCAGATTAGTGTTGATCTGCCGCTCTAAACCTCACAATTGGTTTCAATTTATTAACTGTTCCAGGCTCAAAGATGTCAAATGAtccattatttcacaaaaaatgaaaagattaaaGGGGAAAATAATGCAAATTTGTTGAgcagaactttattttttcctcttccttctgcCATCAATCATG
The Chaetodon auriga isolate fChaAug3 chromosome 3, fChaAug3.hap1, whole genome shotgun sequence DNA segment above includes these coding regions:
- the ankrd29 gene encoding ankyrin repeat domain-containing protein 29 isoform X2 — protein: MVASYSGHYECVKELIMQGADINYQRETGSTALFFASQQGHNDIVKLLLEFGASTEFQTKDGGTAVTVASQHGHCKVVETLLKNGANVHDQLNDGATSLFLAAQEGHVTVIRQLLSSGAKVNQAREDGTAPLWMAAQMGHSEVVKVLLLRGADRDADRKDGSTALFKAAFKGHNSVIEELLKFSPSLGLLKNGYSALHAAVMGGNLRTVLLLLGANADPTLPNKNNELPADLTKNERILKVLHPKILNGDS
- the LOC143318256 gene encoding vacuolar protein sorting-associated protein 4B-like, producing the protein MAGSNLQKAIDLATKATQEDKAKNYEEALRCYQSAVQYFLHAIKYEVQGDRSVQSIRAKCVDYLDRAERLKEYLRKKEKSPPAKPVKESQSDDTGDESGDGEDAEKKKLQNQLSGAIVMEKPNIKWNDVAGLEGAKEALKEAVILPIKFPHLFTGKRTPWRGILLFGPPGTGKSYLAKAVATEANNSTFFSVSSSDLVSKWLGESEKLVKGLFTLAREHKPSIIFIDEIDSLCSSRSENESEAARRIKTEFLVQMQGVGNDNDGILVLGATNIPWSLDSAIRRRFEKRIYIPLPEQPARSSMFKLHLGSTPSDLMEADFVTLGKQTEGYSGADISIIVRDALMQPVRKVQSATHFKKVRGPSRNNPGVVVEDLLTPCSPGDPNAIEMSWMDVPGDKLLEPVVCMADMMRSATNTKPTVNEEDLQKLRKFTEDFGQEG
- the ankrd29 gene encoding ankyrin repeat domain-containing protein 29 isoform X3, which produces MSVSKNLSCKELTSTTRERIFFYRLFQTGSTALFFASQQGHNDIVKLLLEFGASTEFQTKDGGTAVTVASQHGHCKVVETLLKNGANVHDQLNDGATSLFLAAQEGHVTVIRQLLSSGAKVNQAREDGTAPLWMAAQMGHSEVVKVLLLRGADRDADRKDGSTALFKAAFKGHNSVIEELLKFSPSLGLLKNGYSALHAAVMGGNLRTVLLLLGANADPTLPNKNNELPADLTKNERILKVLHPKILNGDS
- the ankrd29 gene encoding ankyrin repeat domain-containing protein 29 isoform X1 is translated as MMSFKKETPLANAVFWAARKGNLALLQLLLNSGRVDADCRDSYGTTALMVASYSGHYECVKELIMQGADINYQRETGSTALFFASQQGHNDIVKLLLEFGASTEFQTKDGGTAVTVASQHGHCKVVETLLKNGANVHDQLNDGATSLFLAAQEGHVTVIRQLLSSGAKVNQAREDGTAPLWMAAQMGHSEVVKVLLLRGADRDADRKDGSTALFKAAFKGHNSVIEELLKFSPSLGLLKNGYSALHAAVMGGNLRTVLLLLGANADPTLPNKNNELPADLTKNERILKVLHPKILNGDS